One Lepus europaeus isolate LE1 chromosome 7, mLepTim1.pri, whole genome shotgun sequence DNA segment encodes these proteins:
- the LOC133764477 gene encoding olfactory receptor 52B2, with product MTHINLTIFHPAVFVLLGIPGLEAYHIWLSIPLCLMYIMAVLGNSILIVVIITEHSLHEPMYFFLSMLAITDILLSTTTVPKALGIFWFHAHDILFDACVTQVFFVHVMFVGESAILLAMAFDRFVAICAPLRYTTVLTWPAVRRIALAVVTRSFCIIFPVIFLLKRLPFCRTNIIPHSYCEHIGVARLACADITVNIWYGFSVPIVMVILDVILIAVSYSLILRAVFRLPSQDARHKALSTCGSHLCVILMFYVPSFFTLLTHRFGRNIPRHVHILLANLYVVVPPMLNPIVYGVKTKQIREGVAHWFVDIKTWWCASPLG from the coding sequence ATGACTCACATCAACCTTACCATCTTCCACCCTGCAGTTTTTGTCTTACTTGGCATCCCTGGTTTGGAAGCTTATCACATTTGGCTTTCAATACCCCTTTGCCTCATGTATATCATGGCAGTCCTGGGGAACAGCATCCTAATAGTGGTCATCATCACAGAACATAGCCTTCATGAGcccatgtatttcttcctttccatgcTGGCCATCACAGACATCCTGCTCTCTACCACCACAGTGCCCAAGGCCTTAGGCATCTTTTGGTTCCATGCACATGACATTCTCTTTGATGCCTGTGTCACCCAAGTCTTCTTTGTTCATGTGATGTTTGTTGGGGAGTCAGCCATCCTGTTAGCCATGGCCTTTGAccgctttgtggccatttgtgccCCGCTGAGATACACAACAGTGCTGACGTGGCCTGCTGTAAGAAGGATTGCTCTGGCCGTTGTCACCCGAAGCTTCTGCATCATCTTCCCAGTGATCTTCTTGCTGAAGCGGCTGCCCTTCTGTCGAACAAATATCATCCCCCATTCCTACTGTGAGCATATTGGAGTGGCTCGATTAGCCTGTGCTGACATCACTGTTAACATCTGGTATGGCTTCTCAGTGCCCATTGTCATGGTCATCTTGGATGTGATCCTCATCGCTGTGTCTTACTCGTTGATTCTCCGGGCAGTGTTTCGTttgccttcccaggatgctcGGCACAAGGCCCTCAGCACTTGTGGGTCCCACCTCTGTGTAATCCTCATGTTTTATGTCCCGTCCTTCTTTACCTTATTGACCCACCGCTTTGGGCGTAACATTCCTCGACATGTTCACATCCTGCTGGCAAATCTTTATGTTGTGGTGCCACCAATGCTCAACCCTATTGTCTATGGTGTAAAGACCAAGCAGATCAGGGAAGGTGTAGCCCACTGGTTTGTTGACATCAAGACTTGGTGGTGTGCCTCCCCTCTTGGATAA
- the LOC133764478 gene encoding olfactory receptor 56B34, producing the protein MDISLNTTNSSGFQVSEFILMGLPGIHEWQHWLSMPLALLYFFVLSANLLVLITVYHEPTLHQPMYQFLGILAVVDIGLATTSMPKILAIFWFDAKTISLPKCFAQIYAINTLMCMESGIFLSMAVDRYVAICYPLQYPSIVTEVFVIKATIFMVLRNGLLTIPVPIMAAQRHYCSRNEIDHCLCSNLGVISLACDDITINGFYQLALAWIVVGSDMGLVFASNASIIHSVLRLSSAEATAKALSTCSSHLILILFFYMAIVVVSMTHLAERRVPLIPVLLNVLHVVIPPALNPLVYALRSQELRVGFQRLLGLDELVFKK; encoded by the coding sequence ATGGACATCTCCCTGAATACAACCAATAGCTCGGGATTTCAAGTGTCTGAGTTCATCCTGATGGGGCTCCCAGGCATTCATGAGTGGCAGCATTGGCTCTCTATGCCTCTGGCTCTGCTTTATTTCTTCGTTCTTAGTGCCAATCTCCTTGTCTTAATCACTGTCTATCATGAGCCAACCCTGCACCAGCCCATGTATCAGTTCCTTGGTATCCTGGCTGTAGTGGACATTGGACTGGCTACCACCAGTATGCCCAAGATCTTAGCCATTTTCTGGTTTGATGCCAAGACCATTAGCCTCCCTAAATGTTTTGCACAGATCTACGCCATCAACACTTTGATGTGCATGGAGTCAGGCATCTTCCTCAGTATGGCAGTGGACAGATATGTAGCTATTTGTTACCCCCTTCAATATCCCTCTATAGTCACTGAAGTTTTTGTGATCAAAGCCACAATATTTATGGTGCTCAGGAATGGCTTGTTGACCATTCCAGTGCCTATAATGGCTGCCCAGAGACACTACTGCTCCAGGAATGAGATTGACCACTGCCTGTGCTCCAACTTGGGAGTCATCAGTCTAGCTTGTGATGACATCACCATTAACGGATTTTATCAGTTGGCCTTGGCCTGGATTGTGGTTGGAAGTGACATGGGTCTGGTATTTGCTTCCAATGCTTCGATTATTCACTCAGTGCTGAGGCTGAGCTCTGCAGAAGCAACAGCTAAGGCCCTGAGCACCTGCAGTTCCCACCTCATCCTCATTCTCTTTTTCTACATGGCTATTGTTGTGGTATCCATGACTCACCTTGCAGAAAGAAGAGTTCCTCTCATTCCTGTTCTTCTCAATGTGCTGCATGTTGTCATCCCTCCAGCCCTTAACCCCCTGGTATATGCACTGAGGTCACAGGAGCTGAGAGTGGGCTTCCAGAGGTTGCTTGGTTTAGATGAACTTGTATTCAAGAAGTGA